A region from the Chrysoperla carnea chromosome 4, inChrCarn1.1, whole genome shotgun sequence genome encodes:
- the LOC123297849 gene encoding trimeric intracellular cation channel type 1B.1, which yields MDPEAFLDIANQVIKLKMFPYFDIAHCVLCALSVREDLGSGAQTFSRKHPLACWLSYLLVVFAGGMVCNGLLGEPILAPLKNTPQLVIATLVWYVIFYMPFDIGYKVAKFLPIKIVCSAMKEIYRCKKVYDGVTHAGKIYPNAYVIMILIGTLKGNGAGFTKLFERLIRGVWTPTAMEFMQPSFYTKASLVASIIFVLDKKTDLISAPHALVYFGIVIFFVYFKLSSILLGIHDPFVPFENLACALFFGGIWDSLARILGRGQPKEESKDVKKNN from the exons ATGGATCCGGAGGCGTTCTTAGATATTGCTAACCaagtaatcaaattaaaaatgttcccTTATTTTGATATTGCACATTGTGTACTATGTGCTTTATCGGTTAGGGAAGATCTCGGTTCTG gaGCCCAAACATTCTCCCGGAAACACCCGTTGGCTTGTTGGCTTTCTTATTTATTAGTAGTATTTGCCGGTGGTATGGTTTGCAATGGATTACTTGGGGAACCAATTTTAGCACCACTTAAGAATACTCCACAATTAGTAATTGCAACTCTTGTTTG gtacGTTATTTTCTACATGCCTTTTGATATCGGATATAAAGTTGCTAAATTCTTACCAATTAAGATTGTATGCTCTGCAATGAAAGAAATTTACCGATGTAAAAAGGTTTATGATGGTGTTACACACGCAGGAAAAATTTATCCTAATGCATACgtcataatgattttaattggtACTCTTAAAGGAAATGGAGCtggttttacaaaattgtttgaaagattAATAAGAGGAGTATGGACGCCAACAGCTATGGAATTCATGCAACCATCTTT ctATACCAAAGCATCTTTAGTTGCATCAATCATTTTCGTTTTGGATAAGAAAACAGATTTAATATCAGCCCCACATGCTTTAGTATACTTTGGAATCGTCATAttctttgtatatttcaaattatcatCAATATTATTGGGTATACATGATCCATTCGTTCCATTTGAGAATTTGGCCTGTGCATTATTCTTTGGTGGAATTTGGGATTCATTGGCAAGAATTTTGGGACGTGGACAACCTAAAGAAGAATCAAAAGAcgttaaaaagaataattaa
- the LOC123297850 gene encoding uncharacterized protein LOC123297850 produces the protein MSSKISNSDLLEVINKNIELKNEYQTLQLKVLRQNCAKKLIHLNDITETLLKAMQNIITYKHQIANETEPALVSISENINLQISSTLSSTNREEFRQLMAKFLYLSNHFEENIKIIQDSPKEDIYTNIAKNQWFKWIANFRRLEKIIGSVDEYHNMFKAMSQETEENIHQSTMNNDCSTWEDLGVKAFPDDIENMSPIEKNT, from the exons ATGTCTTCAAAAATTAGTAATTCTGATTTATTAGaagtaattaacaaaaatatagaaCTTAAGAACGAATATCAAACGTTACAATTGAAAGTATTGCGACAAAAttgtgcaaaaaaattaattcatttgaatGATATAACCG AAACATTATTAAAAGCAATGCAGAATATTATAACTTATAAGCACCAAATAGCCAACGAAACCGAACCCGCGTTAGTTTCAATTTCTgagaatattaatttacaaatatcatCGACGTTATCTTCAACAAATCGTGAAGAGTTTCGACAATTAAtggcaaaatttttgtatttatcaaatcatttcgaagaaaatattaaaattattcaagataGTCCGAAAGAAgacatatatacaaatattgca aagaaTCAGTGGTTTAAGTGGATAGCTAATTTCAGACgtcttgaaaaaataattggaaGTGTTGATGAATATCACAATATGTTTAAAGCAATGTCACAAGAAACAGAAG agaataTACATCAATCTACAATGAATAATGATTGTTCGACATGGGAAGATTTAGGAGTAAAAGCATTTCCAGACGATATTGAAAACATGTCtcctattgaaaaaaatacatga
- the LOC123297847 gene encoding 3-oxoacyl-[acyl-carrier-protein] reductase FabG-like isoform X2 gives MPRPTNRVILITGASSGIGAATAINFSKYGAKLALTGRNIENLQKIVAKICEITKEDKVKPLVISGDLSNENDVKNILSSTIKEFCKLDVLVNNAGIMEEGSIETTNLEQFDRTFNTNVRSMYQLTNLAVPYLIESKGSIVNVSSVNGIRSFPGLVAYNMSKSAVDQFTKSVALDLGRQGVRVNSVNPGTIITELQKRGGMSEEKYAKFLERSKETHILGRAGQPEEVAHAIAFLASNDASFITGVNLSVDGGRHLMCPR, from the coding sequence taattttaataacgGGTGCTAGTTCTGGCATTGGAGCCGCTACTgcgattaatttttcaaaatatggagCCAAGCTAGCTTTGACCggaagaaatattgaaaatttacaaaaaattgttgcaAAAATATGTGAAATCACGAAAGAGGATAAAGTGAAACCTCTTGTTATAAGTGGTGATCTCAGTAATGAAaatgatgttaaaaatattttgtcatcaacaataaaagaattttgtaaattagatGTGCTCGTGAATAATGCTGGTATCATGGAAGAAGGCTCCATAGAAACCACAAATCTTGAACAGTTTGATCGTACATTTAATACCAACGTGAGATCAATGTATCAGTTAACTAACTTAGCTGTTCCATACTTGATCGAAAGTAAAGGATCAATTGtaaatgtttcaagtgtgaatgGAATTCGTTCATTTCCTGGATTAGTGGCTTATAATATGAGCAAATCAGCAGTCGATCAATTTACAAAAAGCGTTGCCTTAGATTTAGGTAGACAAGGAGTACGAGTAAATAGTGTTAATCCTGGAACAATTATTACAGAATTGCAGAAACGTGGAGGAATGAGTGaagaaaaatatgcaaaatttttagaaCGATCAAAAGAAACTCATATTTTAGGACGAGCTGGACAGCCTGAAGAAGTTGCACATGCAATTGCTTTTCTTGCAAGTAATGATGCAAGTTTTATTACTGGTGTCAATCTTTCAGTAGATGGAGGCCGTCATCTTATGTGTCCtcgttaa
- the LOC123297847 gene encoding 3-oxoacyl-[acyl-carrier-protein] reductase FabG-like isoform X1, with the protein MNFAGKVILITGASSGIGAATAINFSKYGAKLALTGRNIENLQKIVAKICEITKEDKVKPLVISGDLSNENDVKNILSSTIKEFCKLDVLVNNAGIMEEGSIETTNLEQFDRTFNTNVRSMYQLTNLAVPYLIESKGSIVNVSSVNGIRSFPGLVAYNMSKSAVDQFTKSVALDLGRQGVRVNSVNPGTIITELQKRGGMSEEKYAKFLERSKETHILGRAGQPEEVAHAIAFLASNDASFITGVNLSVDGGRHLMCPR; encoded by the coding sequence atgaattttgcaggtaaagtaattttaataacgGGTGCTAGTTCTGGCATTGGAGCCGCTACTgcgattaatttttcaaaatatggagCCAAGCTAGCTTTGACCggaagaaatattgaaaatttacaaaaaattgttgcaAAAATATGTGAAATCACGAAAGAGGATAAAGTGAAACCTCTTGTTATAAGTGGTGATCTCAGTAATGAAaatgatgttaaaaatattttgtcatcaacaataaaagaattttgtaaattagatGTGCTCGTGAATAATGCTGGTATCATGGAAGAAGGCTCCATAGAAACCACAAATCTTGAACAGTTTGATCGTACATTTAATACCAACGTGAGATCAATGTATCAGTTAACTAACTTAGCTGTTCCATACTTGATCGAAAGTAAAGGATCAATTGtaaatgtttcaagtgtgaatgGAATTCGTTCATTTCCTGGATTAGTGGCTTATAATATGAGCAAATCAGCAGTCGATCAATTTACAAAAAGCGTTGCCTTAGATTTAGGTAGACAAGGAGTACGAGTAAATAGTGTTAATCCTGGAACAATTATTACAGAATTGCAGAAACGTGGAGGAATGAGTGaagaaaaatatgcaaaatttttagaaCGATCAAAAGAAACTCATATTTTAGGACGAGCTGGACAGCCTGAAGAAGTTGCACATGCAATTGCTTTTCTTGCAAGTAATGATGCAAGTTTTATTACTGGTGTCAATCTTTCAGTAGATGGAGGCCGTCATCTTATGTGTCCtcgttaa